In one Methylobacterium sp. SyP6R genomic region, the following are encoded:
- a CDS encoding DUF6894 family protein, whose translation MPRYFFNTHIGQDVITDLSGEELRDPDHAWEASRAIIRSMMDDPKNQDRLLAASLVVTDEAGEVVLEFPFAEALAGDAPEEPWHGTPNAH comes from the coding sequence ATGCCCCGATACTTCTTCAACACTCACATCGGCCAGGACGTCATCACCGATCTGAGCGGTGAAGAATTGCGTGATCCCGATCATGCCTGGGAGGCCTCGCGCGCGATCATCCGCTCGATGATGGACGACCCGAAGAACCAGGATCGGCTGCTTGCCGCGAGCCTGGTGGTGACCGACGAGGCCGGCGAGGTGGTGCTCGAATTCCCCTTCGCCGAGGCCCTGGCGGGGGACGCGCCCGAGGAGCCGTGGCACGGGACGCCGAACGCCCATTGA
- a CDS encoding FAD binding domain-containing protein, translating to MNRFEYTRAGTVQEAVQALAADPAARFIAGGTNLVDLMKYNVERPGRLVDITRLPLDEIVQHEGGLRLGALVPNATVAYDPLVNERYPLLASALLAGASPQLRNAATTGGNLLQRTRCYYFYDEGTPCNKREPGSGCPAMTGVNRIHAILGASDKCIATHPSDMCVALAALNATVQVEGPNGRRSIPFAEFHRLPGDEPHRDTTLRHGEIVLSVDLPDEDFSKHYTYLKLRDRLSYAFALVSVAAVLEMDGDTIKTARLALGGVAHKPWRNAEAEARLAGKPATPETFREAADVILAEARPYSHNAFKVELARRAIVRGLVQAAAGTPQSQTDKRIA from the coding sequence ATGAACCGGTTCGAGTATACCCGCGCCGGCACCGTGCAGGAGGCCGTGCAGGCGCTCGCCGCCGATCCGGCGGCGCGCTTCATCGCCGGGGGCACCAACCTCGTCGACCTGATGAAGTACAACGTCGAGCGGCCGGGCCGGCTCGTCGACATCACCCGCCTGCCCCTCGACGAGATCGTCCAGCACGAGGGCGGCCTGCGTCTCGGCGCGCTGGTGCCGAACGCCACCGTCGCCTACGACCCGCTGGTCAACGAGCGCTATCCGCTGCTCGCGAGCGCGCTCCTCGCCGGCGCCTCGCCGCAACTACGCAACGCCGCCACCACCGGCGGCAACCTGCTCCAGCGCACCCGCTGCTATTATTTCTACGACGAGGGCACGCCCTGCAATAAGCGCGAGCCCGGCAGCGGCTGCCCGGCGATGACCGGCGTCAACCGCATCCACGCCATCCTCGGCGCGTCGGATAAGTGTATCGCCACCCATCCGTCCGACATGTGCGTGGCACTCGCGGCGCTGAACGCGACCGTGCAGGTCGAGGGGCCGAACGGCCGCCGCAGCATCCCCTTCGCCGAGTTCCACCGCCTGCCGGGCGACGAGCCGCACCGCGACACCACGCTCCGCCACGGCGAGATCGTGCTGTCGGTCGACCTGCCGGACGAGGACTTCTCGAAGCACTACACCTACCTGAAGCTGCGCGATCGTCTGTCCTACGCCTTCGCGCTGGTCTCGGTCGCGGCAGTCCTCGAGATGGACGGCGACACGATCAAGACCGCGCGCCTGGCGCTCGGCGGCGTCGCCCACAAGCCCTGGCGCAATGCGGAAGCCGAGGCTCGCCTGGCCGGCAAGCCCGCGACTCCGGAGACGTTCCGCGAGGCCGCGGACGTGATCCTGGCCGAGGCCCGGCCCTATTCCCACAACGCCTTCAAGGTCGAGCTGGCGCGGCGCGCCATCGTGCGGGGCTTGGTCCAAGCCGCCGCCGGCACGCCGCAATCCCAGACCGACAAGCGCATCGCCTAG
- a CDS encoding 8-oxoguanine deaminase, with protein MATLLLRNADRLVTMDEGRREIEHGFVLVEDNRIVAVGGPEAVPDTADTVIDLAGHVLLPGLVNTHHHMYQSLTRAVPEAQDADLFGWLKALYPIWARLTPEMVRVSTQTAMAELILSGCTTSSDHLYLYPNGCRLDDSIEAADEIGLRFHAARGAMSVGESAGGLPPDALVEDEAAILTDTRRLIETWHDPTPYAMRRIVVAPCSPFSVSEGLMRDAAVLARSYGVSLHTHLAENQDDVTYSRERFGKTPAEYAADLGWVGPDVWHAHCVKLDEDGIRLFARTGTGVAHCPCSNMRLASGIAPVPRMRCEGVPVGLGVDGSASNDGGHLLGEVRQAMLLARVGYGPAAMTARQALEIATLGGAKVLGRDDIGALAPGMAADCVAFDLRGLSLAGALHDPVAALVFCAPPGVALSVVNGRIVVRDGRLLTLETERLAERHNALSRRLVNGN; from the coding sequence ATGGCCACGCTTCTCCTGCGCAACGCCGACCGCCTCGTCACCATGGACGAGGGCCGGCGCGAGATCGAGCACGGCTTCGTGCTGGTCGAGGACAACCGCATCGTCGCGGTCGGCGGGCCGGAGGCGGTGCCCGACACCGCCGATACGGTGATCGACCTCGCCGGCCACGTGCTGCTGCCCGGCCTCGTCAACACCCATCACCACATGTACCAGTCGCTTACCCGCGCCGTGCCGGAGGCGCAGGACGCGGATCTGTTCGGCTGGCTGAAGGCGCTCTATCCGATCTGGGCCCGGCTCACGCCCGAGATGGTGCGAGTCTCGACGCAAACCGCGATGGCCGAGCTGATCCTCTCGGGCTGCACCACGTCGAGCGATCACCTCTACCTCTATCCCAACGGCTGCCGCCTCGACGACAGCATCGAAGCGGCCGACGAGATCGGCCTGCGCTTCCACGCCGCCCGCGGGGCGATGAGCGTGGGCGAGAGCGCCGGCGGGCTGCCGCCCGATGCGCTGGTGGAGGACGAGGCCGCGATCCTCACGGACACCCGCCGGTTGATCGAGACCTGGCACGACCCCACGCCTTACGCGATGCGCCGGATCGTGGTGGCGCCGTGCTCGCCCTTCTCGGTCAGCGAAGGCCTGATGCGCGATGCAGCCGTGCTCGCCCGGTCCTACGGCGTCTCGCTCCACACCCACCTTGCCGAGAACCAGGACGACGTCACGTATAGCCGCGAGCGATTCGGGAAGACACCGGCCGAATACGCCGCCGATCTCGGCTGGGTCGGGCCGGATGTCTGGCACGCCCATTGCGTCAAGCTCGACGAGGACGGCATCCGGCTGTTTGCCCGCACCGGGACCGGTGTGGCGCATTGCCCGTGCTCGAACATGCGGCTCGCCTCCGGCATCGCCCCGGTGCCGCGGATGCGCTGCGAGGGCGTACCGGTCGGCCTCGGCGTCGACGGCTCGGCCTCGAACGATGGCGGGCACCTGCTGGGCGAGGTGCGCCAGGCGATGCTGCTCGCCCGCGTCGGCTATGGGCCAGCCGCCATGACGGCTCGGCAGGCCCTGGAGATCGCGACCCTGGGCGGGGCGAAGGTGCTAGGGCGCGACGATATCGGCGCGCTCGCGCCCGGCATGGCGGCCGATTGCGTCGCCTTCGACCTGCGGGGGCTCAGCCTCGCGGGCGCCCTGCACGACCCGGTCGCGGCTCTGGTGTTCTGTGCGCCGCCGGGCGTGGCTTTGAGCGTCGTCAACGGACGGATCGTGGTGCGGGACGGGCGGTTGCTCACGCTGGAGACGGAGCGGCTGGCGGAGCGGCACAACGCGCTCAGCCGGCGGCTGGTGAACGGCAATTAG
- a CDS encoding LysR family transcriptional regulator gives MDRLQAMRIVATVAEAASFAEAARRLHMSPPAVTRAVAALEEAIGARLFVRTTRSVKLTEAGGRYHEDCRRILADIAEAEAAAAGSYATPSGALAVTASVLFGGMHVLPIVTEYLDLYPTMTARTLFVDRQVNIVEEGIDVAIRIGHLPDSGFTAVRVGAVRRVVCGAPSYFATHGMPATPQDLKHHRLAMSTGSWASTEWRFGQDQRVTVQPALLSNTNEAGIAAALAGWGLTRALSYQVGPALLDGRLMVALAEYEEAPLPIHVVHPDGRQAPAKVRTFVDLAVARLRANRFLG, from the coding sequence ATGGATCGCCTGCAGGCCATGCGCATCGTCGCGACGGTCGCCGAGGCGGCGAGCTTCGCCGAGGCCGCGCGGCGGCTGCACATGAGCCCGCCGGCGGTGACGCGGGCGGTGGCGGCCCTGGAGGAGGCGATCGGCGCCCGGCTGTTCGTGCGCACCACGCGTTCGGTGAAGCTCACCGAGGCGGGCGGCCGCTACCATGAGGATTGCCGCCGCATCCTCGCCGACATCGCCGAGGCGGAGGCCGCGGCCGCCGGCTCCTACGCCACGCCGTCCGGCGCGCTCGCCGTCACCGCCTCGGTCCTGTTCGGCGGGATGCACGTCCTGCCGATCGTGACCGAGTATCTCGACCTCTACCCGACCATGACCGCCCGGACCCTGTTCGTCGACCGGCAGGTCAACATCGTCGAGGAAGGGATCGATGTCGCGATCCGCATCGGCCACCTACCGGATTCCGGCTTCACGGCCGTCCGGGTCGGCGCGGTCCGCCGGGTCGTCTGCGGCGCTCCCTCCTATTTCGCGACGCACGGGATGCCGGCGACGCCCCAGGACCTGAAGCATCACCGCCTCGCCATGTCGACCGGGTCCTGGGCCTCGACCGAGTGGCGCTTCGGACAGGATCAGCGCGTGACGGTCCAGCCCGCCCTCCTGAGCAACACCAACGAGGCCGGCATCGCGGCGGCGCTCGCGGGCTGGGGGCTGACGCGGGCGCTCTCCTACCAGGTCGGGCCCGCCCTGCTCGACGGCCGGCTGATGGTCGCCCTCGCCGAATACGAGGAGGCGCCGCTCCCCATCCACGTCGTCCATCCCGACGGGCGGCAGGCGCCGGCCAAGGTGCGCACCTTCGTCGACCTCGCCGTGGCGCGGCTGCGCGCGAACCGGTTCCTCGGCTGA
- a CDS encoding xanthine dehydrogenase family protein molybdopterin-binding subunit: MATPSHYVGTARSRLDGPAKVTGAAKYAAEFTAPDLAHGVVVSSAIAKGRITAIDTKAAEAVPGVIKVFTHENKPRTAWLDYNYRDQVAPPGSPFRALNGPEIVYGGQPVALVVAESFELARHGASLVKVTYSEEAPNTDLEKNRDAAYVPPKKRSGIKPPPDPRGDAAGAYDAAPIQLRQEYKQPIEHHNPMEPHASTVVYEADGKLTIHDKIQGVNNSQAYVCSVFGLKPDDVRVITPYVGGGFGSGLRPQYQLYLAVSAALDLKRSVRVVLTRDQMFTFGYRPETYQNVALGADKDGRLQALTHDAVAGTSTFEDYQEAVVNWSGLLYHCPNVTLDYKLAKIDTYTPSDMRAPGAVTGIFALESAMDELAYATGVDPLELRLRNYAERDEGEDKEFTSKALRAAYEQGAAKFGWGKRKPEPRAMRDGRELVGWGMATGVWEAMMMQSSASATLTPDGKLELACSTADLGTGTYTILAQIGADALGLDLDHVTTRLGDTALPEAPLAGGSWTAASSGAAVQAACRTVAEKLFGYARGMADSPLANADFAHVTFAGGEIRLQGDPSRKVGIADAMRAGGVERVEATETVKPSMLTNMRFSAYTHSAVFAEVKIDEDLGVVRVTRIVSAIAAGKILNLKTARSQILGGVVMGIGAALEEESMLDHNLGRIMNHNLGEYHVPVNADIHDIEVIFVDEHDDKVSPLGVKGLGEIGIVGAAAAVANAVFHATGKRIRELPITIDKIIG; the protein is encoded by the coding sequence ATGGCAACCCCCTCGCATTATGTCGGCACCGCGCGGAGCCGGCTCGACGGCCCCGCCAAGGTGACGGGCGCCGCCAAGTACGCCGCCGAGTTCACTGCCCCCGACCTCGCCCACGGCGTGGTCGTGTCGAGCGCCATCGCCAAGGGCCGCATCACGGCGATCGACACAAAGGCCGCCGAGGCGGTGCCCGGCGTGATCAAGGTGTTCACCCACGAGAACAAGCCGCGCACCGCCTGGCTCGACTACAATTACCGCGATCAGGTCGCGCCGCCCGGCTCGCCGTTCCGGGCGCTGAACGGCCCCGAGATCGTCTATGGCGGCCAGCCGGTGGCGCTCGTCGTCGCCGAGAGCTTCGAGCTCGCCCGCCACGGCGCCAGCCTCGTCAAGGTGACCTATTCCGAGGAAGCCCCGAACACCGACCTCGAGAAGAACCGTGACGCGGCTTACGTGCCGCCGAAGAAGCGCTCCGGCATCAAGCCGCCGCCGGACCCGCGCGGCGACGCCGCCGGCGCCTACGACGCGGCGCCGATCCAGCTGCGGCAGGAGTACAAGCAGCCGATCGAGCACCACAACCCGATGGAGCCGCACGCCTCGACGGTGGTCTACGAGGCCGACGGCAAGCTCACCATCCACGACAAGATCCAGGGCGTGAACAACTCGCAGGCCTATGTCTGCAGCGTGTTCGGCCTGAAGCCCGACGACGTTCGGGTGATCACCCCTTACGTCGGCGGCGGGTTCGGCTCGGGGTTGCGGCCGCAATACCAGCTCTATCTCGCGGTCTCGGCCGCCCTCGACCTCAAGCGCTCGGTTCGGGTGGTGCTGACCCGCGACCAGATGTTCACCTTCGGCTACCGGCCCGAGACCTACCAGAATGTGGCGCTCGGCGCCGACAAGGACGGGCGGCTCCAGGCGCTCACCCACGACGCGGTCGCCGGCACCTCGACCTTCGAGGATTACCAGGAAGCGGTCGTCAACTGGTCGGGCCTGCTCTACCACTGCCCCAACGTCACGCTCGACTACAAGCTCGCCAAGATCGACACCTACACCCCCTCCGACATGCGGGCGCCCGGTGCCGTCACCGGCATCTTCGCCCTCGAATCGGCGATGGACGAACTCGCCTACGCCACCGGCGTCGATCCGCTGGAATTGCGCCTGCGCAACTATGCCGAGCGCGACGAGGGCGAGGACAAGGAGTTCACCTCGAAGGCCCTGCGCGCCGCCTACGAGCAGGGCGCGGCGAAGTTCGGCTGGGGCAAGCGCAAGCCTGAGCCGCGCGCGATGCGCGACGGGCGCGAGCTCGTCGGCTGGGGCATGGCGACCGGGGTGTGGGAGGCGATGATGATGCAATCGAGCGCGAGCGCCACGCTCACGCCCGACGGCAAGCTCGAACTCGCCTGCTCCACCGCCGATCTCGGGACCGGCACCTACACGATCCTGGCCCAGATCGGCGCCGACGCCCTCGGCCTCGACCTCGACCATGTCACCACCCGGCTCGGCGACACGGCGTTGCCCGAGGCGCCGCTCGCCGGCGGGTCCTGGACCGCGGCCTCGTCCGGGGCGGCGGTGCAGGCGGCCTGCCGGACGGTGGCGGAGAAGCTGTTCGGCTATGCCCGCGGCATGGCCGACTCGCCGCTCGCCAATGCCGATTTCGCCCATGTCACCTTCGCGGGCGGCGAGATCCGGCTCCAGGGCGACCCCTCGCGAAAGGTGGGAATCGCCGATGCGATGCGGGCCGGCGGCGTCGAGCGGGTCGAGGCGACCGAGACGGTGAAGCCCAGCATGCTCACCAACATGCGCTTCTCGGCCTACACCCACTCGGCGGTCTTCGCCGAGGTGAAGATCGACGAGGATCTCGGCGTGGTGCGGGTCACCCGCATCGTCAGCGCCATCGCGGCGGGCAAGATTCTCAACCTCAAGACCGCCCGCAGCCAGATCCTCGGCGGGGTGGTGATGGGGATCGGGGCAGCGCTCGAAGAGGAGTCGATGCTCGACCACAACCTCGGCCGGATCATGAACCACAATCTCGGCGAGTACCACGTGCCGGTGAATGCGGACATCCACGACATTGAGGTGATCTTCGTCGACGAGCACGACGACAAGGTCAGCCCGCTCGGCGTCAAGGGTCTCGGCGAGATCGGCATCGTCGGCGCCGCCGCCGCGGTGGCGAACGCGGTGTTCCACGCCACCGGCAAGCGCATCCGCGAGCTGCCGATCACCATCGACAAGATCATCGGCTGA
- a CDS encoding alpha/beta fold hydrolase, which translates to MDVNSVTAGEVEITYEASGPDMGQPVLLLHGWPDDPRTFDGVVPLLNAAGWRTIVPYWRGCGPTKFLNPEAPRTGETAALATDILAFMDGLGFSRLPVVGHDWGARVAYMLAAARPQRVSSLAALSVPWAPGRIGVPPLPQVRAFWYQWFMNTEPGAAFVRENPLAFAREQWVAWSPPGPWFTDETFSKTAPSFQNPDWAAVTLNFYRSRWGADAADPRFAELRQAAEAAPSIAVPTLVIHGATDTCVLPASFEGQKQFFTAAYRQVELEGVGHFPTREAPEKVAEALLAHLGEVGEH; encoded by the coding sequence ATGGACGTCAACAGCGTCACGGCCGGCGAGGTCGAGATCACCTACGAGGCTTCCGGCCCCGACATGGGCCAGCCCGTCCTGCTGCTGCACGGCTGGCCGGACGACCCGCGGACCTTCGACGGCGTGGTGCCGTTGCTGAACGCCGCCGGCTGGCGCACCATCGTGCCCTATTGGCGCGGCTGCGGCCCGACGAAATTCCTGAACCCGGAGGCCCCGAGGACCGGCGAGACGGCGGCGCTCGCCACCGACATCCTGGCCTTCATGGATGGCTTGGGCTTCTCGCGCCTGCCGGTGGTCGGGCACGATTGGGGGGCTCGCGTCGCCTACATGCTCGCCGCCGCCCGGCCGCAGCGGGTCTCCTCGCTCGCCGCGCTCTCGGTGCCCTGGGCCCCCGGCCGCATCGGCGTGCCGCCGCTGCCGCAGGTCCGGGCCTTCTGGTACCAGTGGTTCATGAACACCGAGCCGGGGGCCGCTTTCGTGCGCGAGAATCCCCTGGCCTTCGCCCGCGAGCAATGGGTGGCCTGGAGCCCGCCCGGCCCCTGGTTCACCGACGAGACCTTTTCGAAGACCGCGCCATCGTTCCAGAACCCGGACTGGGCCGCCGTCACCCTCAACTTCTACCGCTCGCGCTGGGGCGCCGACGCAGCCGATCCGCGCTTTGCCGAGTTGCGGCAGGCGGCCGAGGCAGCCCCGAGCATCGCGGTGCCGACCCTGGTGATCCACGGCGCAACCGACACCTGCGTGCTGCCGGCCTCGTTCGAGGGCCAGAAGCAGTTCTTCACCGCGGCCTACCGCCAGGTGGAGCTGGAGGGGGTCGGCCACTTCCCGACCCGCGAGGCACCGGAGAAGGTGGCCGAGGCGCTGCTGGCGCATCTGGGCGAAGTCGGAGAGCACTGA
- a CDS encoding aspartate/glutamate racemase family protein, with protein MSSIAKGLTMQQKVIGLIGGMSWESSAEYYRIINETVRDRLGGLRSARCLMWSFDFGEIEALQHAGRWDEATAALIDAARRLERGGADIVVICTNTMHRMADAVQAAIGLPLLHIADPTAERIRAAGLSRVGLLGTAFTMEQDFYKGRLAARHSLDVLVPEAEDRAEVHRVIYEELVRGRALPASREAYRAVIARLVARGAQAVILGCTEIMLLVRPEDSPVPLFDTTAIHAEAAVDWALADG; from the coding sequence ATGTCCTCGATCGCGAAGGGCCTGACGATGCAGCAGAAGGTCATCGGCCTGATCGGCGGGATGAGCTGGGAAAGCTCGGCCGAGTATTACCGCATCATCAACGAGACGGTGCGGGACCGCCTCGGGGGTTTGCGCTCGGCGCGCTGCCTGATGTGGTCGTTCGATTTCGGCGAGATCGAAGCCTTGCAGCATGCCGGCCGCTGGGACGAGGCGACGGCCGCGCTGATCGACGCCGCCCGGCGGCTGGAGCGGGGCGGGGCCGATATCGTGGTGATCTGCACCAACACCATGCACCGCATGGCCGACGCGGTGCAGGCGGCGATCGGCCTGCCCTTGCTGCACATCGCCGACCCGACCGCGGAGCGGATCCGCGCCGCCGGCCTGTCCCGAGTGGGCTTGCTCGGAACCGCCTTCACCATGGAGCAGGATTTCTACAAGGGCCGGCTCGCTGCGCGCCACAGCCTCGACGTACTGGTGCCCGAGGCCGAGGACCGGGCCGAGGTGCATCGGGTGATCTACGAGGAACTGGTCCGGGGCCGGGCGCTGCCGGCCTCGCGCGAGGCCTACCGGGCGGTCATCGCCCGGCTGGTCGCGCGGGGCGCGCAGGCCGTCATCCTCGGCTGCACAGAGATCATGCTGCTGGTGCGGCCGGAGGACAGCCCGGTGCCGCTCTTCGATACGACGGCGATCCATGCCGAGGCGGCGGTGGATTGGGCGCTGGCGGACGGCTAA
- a CDS encoding M20/M25/M40 family metallo-hydrolase, protein MAALDRILNDIDRDLDTSLERLFAFLRIQSISTDPAYAAECRKAAEWLKGDLSAMGFEASLRETGGHPVVLAHYAKPGAPHVLFYGHYDVQPVDPLDEWETPPFEPRMATLPDGRKAIVARGACDDKGQVMTFVEACRAFKAIDGALPVGVTLLIEGAEEDGSKFLPEWVAANREELKADVALVCDTGMWDRDTPAITSSLRGLAYFEVTVACADRDLHSGLFGGAAANPIRVLSRIIADLHDEQGRVTVPGFYDGVHETPDAVLEQWRGLNLTPESFLGTVGLNLPAGERDRMLIEQIQSRPTCDANGIIGGYTGEGTKTVIAAKASAKISFRLVGDQDPEALDRNFRAFVKERIPADCSVEIVTHKGSRALALPHGMPALEAAKGALAEEWGRAPVTIGSGGSIPIVGDFKRTLGLDTLLVGFGLDDDRVHSPNEKYDLQSFHKGTRSWARILAALAK, encoded by the coding sequence ATGGCCGCGCTTGACCGGATCCTCAACGACATCGACCGCGACCTCGACACCTCCCTGGAGCGGCTCTTCGCCTTCCTGCGCATCCAGTCGATCTCGACCGATCCGGCCTATGCGGCGGAATGCCGGAAGGCGGCGGAGTGGCTCAAAGGCGATCTTTCCGCCATGGGCTTCGAGGCCTCCCTGCGCGAGACCGGCGGCCATCCGGTGGTGCTCGCGCATTACGCCAAGCCCGGCGCCCCGCACGTGCTGTTCTACGGCCATTACGACGTGCAGCCGGTCGATCCGCTCGATGAGTGGGAGACGCCGCCCTTCGAGCCGCGCATGGCGACCCTGCCGGACGGCCGCAAGGCCATCGTTGCCCGGGGCGCCTGCGACGACAAGGGCCAGGTGATGACCTTCGTCGAGGCCTGCCGTGCCTTCAAGGCGATCGACGGCGCGTTGCCGGTCGGCGTCACCCTGCTGATCGAGGGGGCGGAGGAGGACGGCTCGAAGTTCCTGCCCGAATGGGTCGCGGCGAATCGCGAGGAGCTGAAGGCCGACGTGGCGCTCGTCTGCGACACCGGGATGTGGGACCGCGATACCCCGGCCATCACCTCGTCGCTGCGGGGCTTGGCCTATTTCGAGGTCACGGTGGCGTGCGCCGACCGCGACCTGCATTCGGGTCTGTTCGGGGGGGCTGCCGCCAACCCGATCCGGGTGCTTTCGCGCATCATCGCCGACCTGCACGACGAGCAGGGCCGGGTCACCGTGCCGGGCTTCTACGACGGCGTCCACGAGACGCCGGACGCGGTGCTGGAGCAGTGGCGCGGCCTGAACCTGACGCCCGAGAGCTTCCTCGGCACCGTCGGCCTGAACCTGCCGGCGGGGGAGCGCGACCGGATGCTGATCGAGCAGATCCAGTCCCGCCCGACCTGCGACGCCAACGGCATCATCGGCGGCTATACCGGCGAAGGCACCAAGACGGTGATCGCCGCGAAGGCCAGTGCCAAGATCTCGTTCCGCCTCGTCGGCGACCAGGACCCCGAGGCGCTCGACCGCAACTTCCGCGCCTTCGTGAAAGAGCGCATCCCGGCCGATTGCTCGGTCGAGATCGTCACCCATAAGGGCTCGCGGGCGCTCGCTCTGCCCCACGGCATGCCGGCGTTGGAGGCCGCCAAGGGCGCGCTCGCCGAGGAATGGGGCCGGGCCCCGGTGACCATCGGCTCGGGCGGCTCGATCCCGATCGTCGGCGACTTCAAGCGCACGCTCGGCCTCGACACGCTCTTGGTCGGCTTCGGCCTCGACGACGACCGGGTGCATTCGCCGAACGAGAAGTACGACCTCCAGAGCTTCCACAAGGGGACCCGCTCCTGGGCGCGGATCCTGGCGGCTCTCGCGAAGTAG
- a CDS encoding (2Fe-2S)-binding protein encodes MLSESGSSAPPGTIPVTLTVNGQERRLQVAPWTTLLDLLREELDLTGTKKGCDHGQCGACTVIVDGKRINSCLALAVQKDGATVTTIEGLSSGALHPVQAAFVEHDAFQCGYCTPGQIMSAVALIEEGRARSREEIREHMSGNICRCGAYSNIVDAVEDVLKSKASSFREAAE; translated from the coding sequence ATGCTGAGCGAAAGCGGCTCCTCCGCCCCACCGGGCACGATCCCGGTCACCCTCACGGTCAACGGGCAGGAGCGGCGGCTCCAGGTCGCGCCCTGGACCACCCTGCTCGACCTCCTGCGCGAGGAGCTCGATCTCACCGGCACCAAGAAGGGCTGCGACCACGGCCAGTGCGGCGCCTGCACGGTGATCGTCGACGGCAAGCGCATCAATTCCTGCCTCGCGCTGGCGGTGCAGAAGGACGGTGCCACGGTCACCACCATCGAGGGCCTGTCCTCGGGGGCCCTCCATCCGGTCCAGGCCGCGTTCGTCGAGCACGACGCGTTCCAGTGCGGCTACTGCACGCCGGGCCAGATCATGTCGGCGGTGGCGCTGATCGAGGAGGGGCGGGCCCGCTCGCGGGAGGAGATCCGCGAGCACATGAGCGGCAACATCTGCCGCTGCGGCGCCTATTCCAACATCGTCGACGCCGTCGAGGACGTCCTGAAGAGCAAGGCGTCGTCGTTCCGGGAGGCCGCGGAATGA
- a CDS encoding LysR family transcriptional regulator, translating to MARDATDRAGEMAAFAAVVRAGSLSGAARSLGLTPSAVSRIVARIEARLGVRLIVRTTRSLHLTAEGETYARAACRVLADLDEVESTIADQASPRGRVRVSAATAHGRLVVVPLLAEFVARYPEITVEIDLSDQIADVLGGRVDVAIRFGPLADSPLTARRLGETGRMVVAAPSYLARAGVPRVPADLARHNCLDFSFRRIEPGWPFREAGRDVLLAVRGNLTANSGETLVQLAVQGVGITRVGTFHIGEEVASGRLVPLLEAYNPQDRESIHAVFVGGATVPARVRVLVDFLAERMRTRSGDG from the coding sequence ATGGCGCGCGACGCGACCGACCGGGCCGGGGAGATGGCGGCCTTCGCCGCGGTGGTCCGGGCCGGCAGCCTGTCGGGCGCCGCGCGGTCGCTGGGCCTGACCCCGTCCGCGGTCAGCCGCATCGTCGCGCGCATCGAGGCCCGGCTCGGCGTGCGCCTGATCGTGCGCACGACGCGCAGCCTGCACCTCACGGCGGAGGGCGAGACCTATGCCCGGGCGGCGTGCCGCGTGCTGGCCGATCTCGACGAGGTCGAGAGCACCATCGCCGACCAGGCCTCGCCGCGCGGCCGGGTCCGGGTCAGCGCCGCCACCGCCCATGGGCGCCTCGTCGTGGTGCCGCTGCTGGCGGAGTTCGTCGCGCGCTACCCCGAGATCACCGTCGAGATCGATCTCAGCGACCAGATCGCCGACGTGCTCGGCGGCCGGGTCGACGTGGCGATCCGCTTCGGGCCGCTGGCCGACAGCCCGCTCACCGCCCGCCGCCTCGGCGAGACCGGCCGCATGGTGGTGGCGGCCCCGTCCTACCTCGCCCGGGCCGGCGTGCCGCGGGTCCCGGCCGATCTCGCCCGGCACAATTGCCTGGATTTCAGCTTCCGGCGCATCGAGCCGGGCTGGCCGTTCCGCGAGGCGGGACGCGACGTGCTGCTCGCGGTGCGGGGCAACCTGACGGCCAATAGCGGCGAGACGCTGGTGCAGCTGGCGGTCCAGGGGGTCGGCATCACCCGGGTGGGCACCTTCCATATCGGCGAGGAGGTGGCGAGCGGCCGGCTCGTCCCTCTCCTCGAAGCCTACAACCCGCAGGACCGCGAGAGCATCCACGCGGTCTTCGTCGGCGGCGCCACGGTGCCGGCACGGGTGCGCGTCCTGGTCGATTTCCTGGCGGAGCGGATGCGCACCCGGTCGGGCGACGGTTGA
- the uraH gene encoding hydroxyisourate hydrolase yields MSSHTASSHETPRLTTHVLDTARGRPAAGVAVQLWRLAGGAREEVARTLTNADGRCDAPLLAGEALVPGIYELVFAVGAYFAGAGDDGAGDFLDEVPVRFVVRSGLSHYHVPLLIAPYSYSTYRGS; encoded by the coding sequence ATGTCGAGCCACACCGCGTCGAGTCACGAGACCCCGCGCCTGACCACCCACGTGCTCGACACCGCCCGTGGCCGTCCGGCCGCCGGGGTGGCGGTGCAGCTCTGGCGCCTGGCCGGCGGCGCGCGGGAGGAGGTCGCCCGCACCCTCACCAACGCGGACGGGCGCTGCGACGCGCCGCTGCTCGCCGGGGAGGCCCTGGTGCCCGGCATCTACGAGCTGGTCTTCGCGGTCGGCGCCTATTTCGCGGGCGCGGGCGACGACGGTGCCGGCGACTTCCTCGACGAGGTGCCGGTGCGCTTCGTGGTCCGGTCCGGCCTGAGCCACTACCACGTGCCGCTGCTGATCGCGCCCTACTCCTACAGCACCTATCGCGGCAGCTGA